The Candidatus Limnocylindrales bacterium genome has a segment encoding these proteins:
- a CDS encoding phytanoyl-CoA dioxygenase family protein, with protein MLTQEQKAFYKENGYLVVEGVLSQAELKLLHETIDELVEKAQSLGVPNNLCDFEPVSEGSRKIVRRIFNPFEQARCFEELASHKVILDAVEDLIGPNIQIHHSKLNMKPARAGSPVKWHQDLPFFPHTNTDLVACLIHLNDSTLENGCLRVIPGSHKLGPLDHRSKDGTFIGMVTDDLKKVDMDKAVNLPLEAGGMVLLHCLTLHSSAPNTSEAGRRVLIYEYRASDSMQLYGTPNNYMGRILRGVKPTTVRLEEITYIIPNYPIGTNIYDLQANYNG; from the coding sequence ATGCTGACACAAGAACAAAAGGCATTTTATAAAGAAAATGGTTATCTGGTAGTAGAAGGGGTTCTTTCCCAGGCAGAATTAAAACTCTTACATGAAACAATCGATGAATTGGTCGAAAAAGCCCAAAGTTTGGGGGTTCCCAATAATTTGTGTGATTTTGAACCTGTTAGCGAAGGGAGCCGGAAGATTGTTCGAAGGATCTTTAATCCCTTTGAGCAGGCCAGATGTTTTGAAGAATTAGCCAGCCATAAGGTGATCTTGGATGCTGTGGAAGACCTTATAGGACCCAATATTCAGATTCATCACAGCAAGCTAAATATGAAACCGGCTCGTGCCGGAAGTCCTGTCAAGTGGCATCAAGACCTCCCCTTTTTCCCACATACCAACACAGATTTGGTTGCCTGTTTGATCCATTTAAACGATTCAACTCTGGAAAACGGCTGTTTAAGAGTGATACCCGGAAGCCATAAACTGGGTCCCCTGGACCATAGATCTAAAGATGGTACCTTTATAGGGATGGTTACCGATGATTTGAAAAAAGTCGATATGGACAAAGCAGTCAACTTACCTCTCGAGGCTGGTGGAATGGTCCTGCTTCACTGCCTGACGCTCCACAGCTCAGCCCCTAATACCTCTGAGGCCGGTCGTCGTGTGCTTATTTATGAATATCGGGCATCTGATTCCATGCAATTATATGGTACCCCCAATAATTACATGGGACGTATTCTTCGGGGTGTAAAACCTACAACGGTTCGTTTAGAAGAAATTACCTATATTATTCCCAATTATCCAATTGGAACGAATATTTACGATCTACAGGCTAACTATAATGGTTAG
- a CDS encoding U32 family peptidase: protein MDKTRAFLKQLGLPSGDLYDLPDSKKRFPDGAQYRIEIPSVEGPKTMKAVLETAQTLKVPVHRISQGSGIMLLTDDEIKEMVQLGKEYQVEVSLFVGPRAGFDIGALPFTPAGKAIAQRLRGMDQIVYAIEDIKRACALGIRGILVADEGLLWIVNELKKRGELPANLVVKVSVQMGQSNPISIRMMEQAGADTYNIPTDLTLPMIAAIRQAINIPVDVYVEVPDNFGGFIRYYEIAELIRIAAPIYVKFGLRNSPDIYPSGTHLEATSINLGKERVRRAKIGFDMIQRYYPQATMSKPGAEGIGLPE from the coding sequence ATGGATAAAACCCGCGCTTTTCTAAAACAGCTAGGGCTTCCCTCGGGAGATCTCTATGATTTACCCGATTCCAAAAAGCGATTTCCAGATGGAGCTCAATATCGTATTGAAATACCCAGCGTTGAGGGACCTAAAACCATGAAGGCTGTACTCGAAACTGCCCAAACCCTTAAGGTGCCTGTTCATCGGATCAGTCAAGGAAGTGGTATTATGTTACTCACCGACGACGAAATTAAGGAGATGGTTCAACTTGGAAAAGAATATCAGGTTGAAGTCAGCCTTTTTGTAGGTCCTCGGGCTGGATTTGATATCGGAGCTCTTCCCTTTACCCCGGCAGGCAAAGCAATTGCCCAACGGCTTCGAGGGATGGATCAGATTGTTTATGCCATTGAAGACATTAAACGGGCCTGTGCTCTGGGAATCCGAGGTATTTTAGTAGCCGATGAAGGACTTTTATGGATTGTGAATGAATTGAAAAAACGGGGAGAACTTCCGGCCAATCTGGTTGTAAAAGTTTCTGTTCAAATGGGGCAATCCAATCCTATTTCCATTCGGATGATGGAACAGGCCGGTGCAGATACTTACAATATTCCTACCGATTTGACTTTGCCTATGATCGCCGCTATTCGCCAAGCCATTAATATTCCGGTGGATGTATATGTGGAAGTTCCGGATAATTTTGGAGGATTTATCCGGTATTATGAAATCGCCGAATTGATCCGAATTGCAGCTCCGATTTATGTTAAATTTGGTCTGAGGAATTCTCCGGATATTTATCCAAGTGGAACGCACCTGGAAGCTACGTCGATTAATTTAGGCAAAGAACGGGTCCGAAGGGCGAAGATTGGATTTGATATGATCCAGCGGTATTATCCCCAGGCCACTATGTCAAAGCCAGGAGCTGAGGGAATTGGGTTACCAGAGTAG
- a CDS encoding lactate racemase domain-containing protein: protein MALIHYPDIKYPKMLKIFQKFEVPKVEDVPGRVAEEIARINVRSRIKPGASVAVAAGSRGIRDIAKVVRATVSELKQMGAKPFIIPAMGSHGGATPEGQKEVLARYGITEETMGVPIRATMEVVQVSEMTELGPRIPVYMDKYAYEADHVVVINRIKPHTDFTGDLGSGLQKMMNIGLGKHVGALLYHKAFVSFGYANVIKKVAQKVLETGKILFGVGIVENSYDETANIVAVLPENLVETELELERQASKYLAHLPFDVVDILIVDEMGKDISGAGMDPNVHGRIMNLTEKPHEKPKIKRIFVRDLTEDTHGNATGIGFADFTTRRLINKIDPRATYINCITGIAPEVARFPMTFDTDREAIDVALNTIGLIEPENAKIIWIKNTLVLGEVIVSEAYRKELESRSDLMLVKELGELAFDSEGNLIPGF from the coding sequence ATGGCTCTAATTCATTATCCTGATATTAAGTATCCCAAAATGCTGAAGATTTTTCAAAAATTTGAGGTTCCGAAGGTGGAGGATGTTCCGGGTCGAGTTGCAGAGGAAATAGCCCGAATTAACGTAAGGTCAAGGATAAAACCCGGTGCCAGTGTGGCCGTTGCAGCCGGAAGTCGAGGAATTAGGGATATTGCCAAAGTGGTACGTGCAACTGTTTCTGAACTCAAACAGATGGGGGCTAAACCTTTTATTATTCCGGCTATGGGAAGCCATGGGGGAGCAACCCCGGAGGGCCAAAAAGAGGTTCTCGCACGATACGGAATCACCGAAGAGACTATGGGAGTACCTATTCGTGCCACCATGGAAGTGGTTCAGGTGAGTGAAATGACCGAACTGGGACCCAGGATTCCGGTCTACATGGATAAATACGCCTATGAAGCCGATCATGTGGTAGTTATTAATCGGATAAAACCCCACACAGATTTTACTGGAGATTTGGGAAGTGGATTACAGAAAATGATGAATATTGGCCTGGGAAAGCACGTCGGCGCTCTCCTTTATCATAAAGCCTTTGTCAGCTTTGGTTATGCCAACGTAATTAAAAAAGTGGCCCAAAAGGTCCTGGAGACAGGCAAAATTCTCTTTGGAGTCGGCATTGTAGAGAACAGCTATGATGAAACCGCCAATATCGTTGCAGTCCTTCCGGAGAATCTCGTAGAAACCGAATTGGAACTTGAGCGGCAGGCCAGCAAATACCTGGCCCACCTTCCTTTTGATGTGGTCGATATACTCATTGTGGACGAAATGGGAAAGGATATTAGCGGGGCGGGTATGGATCCCAATGTCCATGGACGCATTATGAATCTGACCGAAAAACCCCACGAAAAACCTAAAATCAAACGCATCTTCGTCCGGGACCTTACCGAAGATACCCACGGCAATGCAACTGGAATAGGCTTTGCCGATTTTACCACGCGCCGTTTGATCAATAAAATAGATCCCAGAGCAACCTATATTAACTGCATTACTGGAATAGCTCCTGAAGTGGCCCGCTTCCCCATGACCTTTGATACAGATCGAGAAGCCATTGATGTGGCTCTCAATACCATCGGTTTGATAGAACCTGAAAACGCCAAGATAATCTGGATCAAAAATACCCTGGTCCTGGGAGAAGTTATTGTCTCTGAGGCTTATCGGAAAGAACTCGAATCTCGAAGTGACTTGATGCTTGTCAAAGAGTTGGGAGAACTCGCCTTTGATTCAGAAGGAAATTTGATACCCGGTTTTTAG
- a CDS encoding BolA family protein yields MLTTKEKIEIALREKLRAFFVKVEDESYLHAGHPGMMASGGGHFNIMVVSPIFEGKGLLEQHRLVYEALGPDLEKEIHALSLKTFSPNQWKIS; encoded by the coding sequence ATGTTGACTACAAAGGAGAAAATTGAAATTGCTTTGAGAGAAAAGCTCAGAGCTTTTTTTGTAAAGGTAGAAGATGAAAGCTATCTTCATGCGGGCCATCCCGGGATGATGGCCTCGGGTGGGGGTCATTTTAATATAATGGTGGTTTCCCCGATTTTTGAAGGTAAAGGACTTTTGGAACAACACCGTTTAGTTTATGAAGCCCTTGGTCCGGACCTGGAAAAGGAGATTCACGCCCTGTCTTTGAAAACTTTTTCCCCAAACCAATGGAAGATATCTTAA